A genomic stretch from Oleomonas cavernae includes:
- a CDS encoding helix-turn-helix domain-containing protein — protein sequence MDSLITAAARALAAGDPLGALNRVALRDDAPSLALRGIAMAQLGDLPRARVLVRHAARAFGPREAVARARCIVAEAEIALAARDLTWQPKTLDGARAVLEAHGDRLNAAHARYLEVRRLLLLGRLDEAEGKLAQLDPAPFPPALGAAHALVVAGIAIRRLRTGAARAALARAGAAAREAGIPALSAEVESAALVLNTPAARLILGDEERPILLDEMEALLASKALVVDACRNAVHGAGTTVSLASRPVLFALARALAQAWPGDVPRAVLIARAFRARHADESHRARLRVEIGRLRALLRRLASVSATAGGFALAPRDKAQVAVLARPVEEAHAAVLACLADGKAGPVRPWPWRWAPASAACSGRWTTWPPRARCSRSAAGGRGAG from the coding sequence ATGGACAGCCTGATCACGGCGGCGGCGCGGGCGCTCGCGGCCGGTGATCCGCTCGGTGCCCTGAACCGGGTGGCCCTGCGCGACGACGCGCCGTCGCTGGCCCTGCGCGGTATCGCCATGGCGCAACTGGGCGACCTGCCCCGGGCCAGGGTGCTGGTGCGCCATGCTGCCCGCGCCTTCGGCCCACGGGAGGCGGTGGCCCGCGCCCGCTGCATCGTGGCCGAGGCGGAAATCGCCCTGGCCGCGCGCGACCTGACCTGGCAGCCCAAGACGCTGGACGGCGCGCGGGCGGTGCTGGAGGCCCATGGCGACCGCCTGAACGCCGCCCATGCCCGCTATCTCGAGGTCCGCCGCCTGCTGCTGCTGGGCCGCCTGGACGAGGCGGAGGGCAAGCTGGCCCAGCTCGACCCCGCGCCCTTCCCGCCCGCCCTGGGCGCCGCCCATGCCCTGGTGGTGGCGGGCATCGCCATCCGGCGCCTGCGCACCGGGGCGGCGCGCGCGGCGCTGGCCCGGGCCGGGGCCGCCGCCCGCGAAGCCGGCATCCCCGCCCTGTCGGCGGAGGTGGAAAGCGCCGCCCTGGTCCTGAACACGCCCGCGGCGCGCCTGATCTTGGGGGACGAGGAACGCCCCATCCTGCTCGACGAGATGGAGGCCTTGCTGGCCTCCAAGGCGCTGGTCGTCGATGCCTGCCGCAATGCCGTCCACGGGGCCGGGACGACGGTCTCCCTGGCCAGCCGGCCGGTGCTGTTCGCGCTGGCCCGCGCCCTGGCGCAGGCCTGGCCGGGCGACGTGCCCAGGGCCGTGCTCATCGCGCGGGCGTTCCGGGCGCGGCACGCCGATGAATCGCACCGGGCGCGGCTACGGGTTGAAATCGGGCGGCTGCGCGCCCTGCTGCGCCGGCTGGCGAGCGTGAGCGCCACGGCTGGCGGCTTTGCCCTGGCGCCGCGGGACAAAGCCCAAGTCGCCGTGCTCGCGCGACCGGTGGAGGAGGCCCATGCAGCCGTGCTCGCTTGCCTCGCCGATGGGAAAGCTGGGCCAGTTCGGCCCTGGCCCTGGCGCTGGGCACCAGCCAGCGCAGCGTGCAGCGGGCGCTGGACGACCTGGCCGCCACGGGCAAGGTGCAGCCGGTCGGCCGCGGGCGGGCGCGGCGCTGGATGA
- a CDS encoding DUF899 domain-containing protein: MTMHTTGTRAEWLAARLDLLEAEKDLTRRSDELARQRQALPWVRLDKDYRFDTEAGSASLTDLFQGRSQLLVYHFMFGVDYKAGCPSCSMIADGFNGFQVHLASHDVMLWAVSRAPLPKLQAYKQRMGWSFPWASSFGSDFNADFNVWFSEEQQRLGDIEYNYQRGAHAMDAASAPEPVVRFAATCGTDAATYTRDRPGLSAFVLKDGAVYHSYSTYARGLDGLWGSYQWLDRAPLGRNEADIWWRRHDEYGNG; the protein is encoded by the coding sequence ATGACGATGCACACCACCGGAACCCGCGCGGAATGGCTGGCCGCCCGGCTGGACCTGCTGGAGGCGGAAAAAGACCTGACGCGGCGCAGCGACGAACTGGCAAGGCAGCGCCAGGCCTTGCCCTGGGTACGGCTCGACAAGGATTACCGCTTCGACACCGAGGCCGGCAGTGCCTCGCTCACGGACCTGTTCCAGGGCCGCTCGCAGCTCCTCGTCTATCACTTCATGTTCGGGGTGGATTACAAGGCGGGCTGCCCCTCCTGCTCGATGATCGCGGACGGTTTCAACGGCTTCCAGGTTCATCTGGCGAGCCACGACGTGATGCTGTGGGCGGTCTCGCGCGCGCCCTTGCCCAAGCTCCAGGCCTACAAGCAGCGCATGGGCTGGAGCTTCCCCTGGGCCTCGTCCTTCGGCAGCGACTTCAATGCCGATTTCAACGTCTGGTTCAGCGAGGAGCAGCAGCGCTTGGGCGACATCGAATACAATTACCAGCGCGGCGCCCATGCGATGGACGCGGCATCGGCCCCGGAACCCGTGGTCCGCTTCGCCGCCACCTGCGGCACCGATGCGGCCACCTACACCCGCGACCGGCCGGGCTTGAGCGCCTTCGTGCTGAAGGATGGCGCGGTCTACCACAGCTATTCGACCTATGCCCGCGGGCTGGACGGCTTGTGGGGATCCTACCAATGGCTGGACCGGGCACCGCTGGGGCGTAACGAGGCGGATATCTGGTGGCGCCGTCACGACGAGTACGGCAATGGCTGA
- a CDS encoding slipin family protein — MMMYLLDALRGRKRVLVKENERIVALHKGELLGIYGPGEHALPNRRHSLETFRHDIGSAVFASPFEKVLFDKLPEVAARHLTQFRTARAEIAVIERDGQIHTVLAPDAKLTVWTDAGPWAVTRVDTSADLRVDPDLLRRLALATKAGLVTAATVPEGHAGLLFVDGIHVETLTPGVYGFWKAGRSAAVKVIDLKRQSLDVTGQEVLTRDRVTIRINLAAEYRVADPALAVSAVKDFADSLYRALQFAFRKTLGVLSLDQILEKKVTVDEEAAAKVKADMAAIGVEVIDIALKDVILPGEMREILNQVVAAEKQAEANVIRRREETNATRSLLNTAKVMAENPVMLRLKELEALETIAGKVERLTIHNGTGGLLNEIVRLRDE; from the coding sequence ATGATGATGTACCTTCTCGATGCACTCCGGGGACGCAAGCGCGTCCTGGTCAAGGAAAACGAACGGATCGTCGCCCTTCACAAGGGCGAGTTGCTGGGCATCTACGGCCCGGGCGAACACGCCCTGCCCAATCGCCGGCACAGCCTGGAGACGTTCCGCCACGACATCGGCAGCGCGGTTTTCGCGTCGCCCTTCGAAAAGGTCTTGTTCGACAAGCTCCCGGAGGTGGCGGCACGCCACCTGACGCAGTTCCGCACGGCGCGCGCCGAGATCGCCGTCATCGAGCGCGACGGCCAGATCCACACGGTGCTGGCACCCGATGCCAAGCTGACGGTGTGGACCGATGCCGGGCCCTGGGCCGTGACCCGTGTCGACACGTCGGCCGACCTGCGTGTCGATCCCGACCTGCTGCGCCGCCTGGCGCTGGCCACCAAGGCCGGCCTGGTCACGGCCGCCACGGTGCCGGAAGGCCACGCCGGGCTGCTCTTCGTCGACGGCATCCATGTCGAGACGCTGACGCCCGGCGTCTACGGCTTCTGGAAGGCCGGCCGGTCGGCGGCGGTGAAGGTGATCGACCTGAAGCGCCAGTCGCTGGACGTCACCGGCCAGGAAGTGCTGACCAGGGACCGCGTGACCATCCGCATCAACCTGGCGGCCGAATACCGGGTGGCCGATCCGGCCCTTGCCGTCTCGGCGGTGAAGGACTTCGCCGACAGCCTCTACCGCGCGCTGCAGTTCGCCTTCCGCAAGACGCTGGGCGTGCTCAGCCTCGACCAGATCCTGGAGAAGAAGGTGACGGTCGACGAGGAGGCCGCGGCCAAGGTGAAGGCCGACATGGCGGCGATCGGCGTCGAGGTCATCGACATCGCGCTCAAGGACGTGATCCTGCCGGGCGAGATGCGCGAGATCCTGAACCAGGTGGTCGCGGCCGAGAAGCAGGCCGAGGCCAACGTCATCCGCCGCCGCGAGGAGACGAACGCCACCCGTTCCCTGCTCAACACGGCCAAGGTGATGGCCGAGAACCCGGTGATGCTGCGCCTCAAGGAACTCGAGGCACTGGAGACGATCGCCGGCAAGGTGGAACGCCTGACGATCCACAACGGCACCGGCGGCCTGCTGAACGAGATCGTCCGGCTGCGCGACGAATAG